In Alkalihalobacillus sp. AL-G, the genomic stretch ATAGAACTGGATGACATGTATTCTGGTAACATAAGTACGATAAATGGGGATCGAGTGAAGTATGGCCATCATAAAGGCTTGTATGATTCCTTTTTTGTGCAAAGGATGCAGGTTGAGGGCATCATAGAGGTTGAATCGTTCCTTCTTTTGCAAAAGTACAGTTCGAAGGTATCATAGCGCGATTCGTTCCTTTTTTTGCAAAAAGCAGCTCGGGGGCAAAATACTGCGAAATAACACAAAAAAAAGCCCAGCTCGTTTTCGTAGTAACACGAAAATCCGCCAGGAAAAAGTTCCATTTTCATATGGATAGGAGTGGAGAGAAACCATACTAACATCATTATAACAAGCAATCTTATAAAATCAATATATTTTTAGAAAATTTATATTATTTAACCTATTCAGATTTTAATGAGTCGAGGTCATCAAGAAAACCAGGGTAGGAAACTTCCAATGAAGGAATCCCGTCGATTGATACTTCATCGGTTGCAATACAAGAGGCCACCGCAAGCATCATCCCGATCCGATGGTCATCATTCGTACTGACTGAACCTCCCTTCACCTTCTGGTTCCCTTCAATAATCATTCCGTCCTCTGTAGTTTCAATGACAATTCCAAGCTTCTGCAGCTCTGATGCAATCGTTTCAATCCTGTCGGTTTCTTTCATGCGTAGTTCAGCCGCATCCTTAATGTAAGTTACACCTGATGCCTGAGTAGCGATCAAAGCGATCATCGGGATTTCATCGATTAACCTTGGAATCATCTCTCCCCCGATTTCAATGCCTTGCAAAGAGGAATATCCGATCGTAATGTCACCGACAGGCTCGTTATTAAACAATCTTTTATTTGTAATAGATATATTTGCATCCATTCTGATCAATATATCAATAATGCCTGTTCGAGTCGGATTCAGGCCTACATCTTTCATTTTTATTTGGCTGCCTGGTGTGATTGCACCTGCACCGAGAAAAAATGCTGCGGAAGAAATATCACCAGGTACTTCGATGCTTGTTGCTTGTAAATTTTGCCTTCCATTTGTTCGTACCGTTCTCTCATCGATCATGACCGCCGCTCCGAACGACTTGAGGATTCGCTCTGAATGGTCACGAGAACGGTATGGCTCTGTTACTTTGGTCATTCCTTCACTTTGCAAACCACAAAACAGGATCGCTGATTTCACCTGGGCACTTGCAACAGGACTTTCATACGTAATCCCCTTCGTATTCCCGCCAGCAATCGTTAACGGTGCAAATTCACCATTCTCCTTGCCTGTTATACTTGCTCCCATCTTTAAAAGCGGCTGAACAACCCGGCCCATCGGACGCCTTCGAATTGATGCATCTCCCGTAATTTCAGTATGGATTGGACTGCCAGCCAAGATGCCCGATAAAAGCCGAATCGTCGTACCTGAGTTCCCGACATCTAACGTGTCCTCCGCTTCTCTAAGACCGGTCCAGCCGTTCCCATGAATCGTCAATGTATCCTTTTGTTCTTCTATGTGAATACCTAATTGTCGGACACAACGTATCGTACTGTTACAGTCAGCACTGTTCAGGTACCGTTTCACTGTCGTTTTCCCGTTTGCGACCGCTCCAAGCATAATCGCCCTATGCGTGATTGATTTATCCCCAGGCATTTTAAGTGTTCCTTTTAAACCCTTTTTATATGGATGCATTGTCACTCGGTCCATTATTTCTCCATCTCCATTTCGTTCAAACATTGTTTAGTATTCGAAAGCATGACAAGATAATTTCTTTTATGAAAGATTCAAAAAGGATTGACTCAAATGAGCCATTCCTTTTAAATAATTGTTTATTTTTCGGATTCAGCATCCAGCCAGTTTGAGAGGCAGTCGATGATTCCCTTGTTTTGTTCCTCGCTTCCGATCGTGATTCGAACAGAGGTTGGAAATCCGAGGGCGTTGCCAGACCGGACAATATATCCTTGCTGCAACAGAAATTGAAAAACTTCATCGCCTTGCTTTGTTTTGAAATCTATTAAAATGAAGTTCCCTTGGGACGGATAATAGCCAAGGTCATACTGCTCGCAAAAGTGCTCATATAAATCCATTCCTTCTCGATTGCGAATTCGACACATTTCAATATACTCAAGATGATCCAGTGCAGAAATCGCGGCTCTTTGTGCAACTCTAGAGGTGTTGAACGGCTCGCGGACAGGATCGACGACACTGATTAAATCCTCATGTGCCACACCGTACCCGATTCGTAAAGAAGCGAGTCCGAATGCCTTTGAAAAGGTTCGGAAAACAACAAGATTCGGATAATCACGCTGCAAGGCAAGGGTATCTGGATAATCCTCTGCAACAACATACTCACAATACGCTTCATCACAGGCAACGATAACGTCTTTAGGGACACGTTCTAAAAAAGATACCAACTTTTCCTTAGAAACATATGTACCTGTCGGGTTGTTCGGACTGCAAATCCAAACAATCTTCGTGTTTTCATCGATTGCTTCATACATTTCGTCGAGATCATGGTGGCCTTGATCGTCCAATGCAATTTCTCGGATTTCTGCCCCTTCAATAACAGAATTATGACGATACTGTGGAAATGTAGGCTTAGCCATAACCGTATTCGTATCAGGGCTAAGGTACGTCCTACAAAACATCTCTACAACCTCATCAGACCCATTTCCAAATAAAATTTGCCTCGGTAGAACACCGAGATAATGTGCCAGCTTATCCCGAATTTCTGCTGCGTACCCGTCTGGATAAATCGAAACCCGATCGAGTTCATCCATTACCGCATCTTTAACAGCTGGAGCACAACCGAAAGGATTTTCATTCGACGCTAATTTTGTTACTGAAGTAAGCCCGAGCTCACGCTTTACCTCTTCAATTGGTTTACCTGGTTGATAAGCCTTCAATGTTAAAATCTGTTCCTTTGCTTTCACGTCTACACCTCATAACCTTGAATAAGAATCGCCCTTCTGCCTTGTTCAAAAAGTTGACGATTTAGAAGGAAGAAGGGAACCTACATAACTTTTAAAAGATTCTTTCCAATTCTCTGTTTCCATTCCACTTGAAACAGATTGAAGCTCTTCTGCTTTACGGATTAAAGAACTACCGATAATCACGCCATCGCAAATTTTGCTTACTTCTTCAAATTGCTCGCGGCTTGAAATTCCAAACCCCAATGCTACTGGTACGTTCGAATAAAACTTAGCTTCCTGTACTAACCGTTGTACCTCGGGATGAAAGGCATTCCGTTCACCGGTTACACCAAGTGATGATACGCAATATAAGAAGCCTTCTGCATTTTGAGAGATTTTAATCAACCGTTCCGGAGAGGTCGTCGGTGCAACCAGTGAGATGCAACAGATGCGACTATCCTTGCATCCATTTCGAAGCGACTCACTTTCCTCAAACGGGAGGTCGGGAACAAGCAGTCCGTCGATACCGTATTCATTCATTTTGTCGATCACATGCTGTTGTCCTAATTGTAGCAAAAGATTGTAATAAGTAAACAGAACAATAGGGATGTGGAGTCCTGATTTTCGCATTTTTCCAACCATTTTCATTGCTTTCTCAAGATTCATACCACCCTTAAGGGCGCGCTTCGCAGCCTCCTGAATGACCGGTCCATCCGCAAGTGGATCGGAATAAGGGATTCCAATTTCGAGTACATCGGCACCCTCCTCCTGTAATAGAAGAGCCAAGTCAATCGTATCGGCTTCAGTAGGATCTCCTGCCATCAGAAACGGGATGAATATCGGTTCTTTTTTATTCCTTATTTGATCAAACCTGTTCATTTGCTTTCCCCCCTTTGATGATATTAATGAGTGTGGAGACATCTTTGTCGCCTCTTCCTGATAAACAAATGACAATTGCTTCCTCACTTCCTCGTGAAGCGGCTTCTTTAAACCCTTGTGCAAGGGCATGTGCGCTCTCGATCGCTGGTAGAATCCCTTCATGTTCACATAAAACCTGCAACGCTTCAATTGCTTCGGCATCAGTTATCGTTTTATACGTCGCTCGCCCGCTCTCTGCTAAATGGGCATGCTCCGGACCAACACCTGGATAATCCAAACCAGCCGAAATCGAATAAGGTTCCATAATTTGTCCATATGCATCCTGAATTAAATACGTCATCGATCCATGAATGACACCGATAGAACCTTTTGTGATCGATGCCGCATGTTTCGGTGTATCCGTACCGAGACCCGCTGCCTCTACTCCGATCAATTCAACCGAATCCTCAAGAAACGGATGAAAGATCCCCATCGCATTACTGCCACCTCCGACACAAGCGATAATGGCATCCGGAAGTCTCTTTACTTGATTTAAAAATTGCTCCCTCGTCTCTGTACCGATAATAGATTGCAAGTCCCGTACGATGGTCGGGTAAGGATGTGGACCTACGACAGAGCCGATACAATAGAACGTATCCTGTACAGAGCCTGCCCAGTAACGGATCGCTTCATTGGTTGCATCCTTTAACGTCCGGCTCCCACTAGCAACAGGCACTACGTCAGCACCTAGCAGTTGCATTCGGAATACATTCAATGATTGTCGTTGGATATCCTCCTCACCCATAAAAACGGTGCAGGATAAACCGTACCTTGCGCAAGCGGTCGCAACAGCGACCCCGTGTTGACCCGCACCGGTTTCTGCAACAACTTTCCGTTTATTCATCCTTTTTGCAAGAAGGACCTGCCCTATTGCATTATTGATTTTATGGGCGCCAGTATGGTTTAAATCTTCCCTTTTCAAATAAATGGATGCCCCACCGAGCAGCTCCGTACAATTTTGTGCATAGGTCAGCGGGGTTGGACGTCCAGAATAATCGACAAGCTCCTTTTCAAGCTGCTTCAAGAAAGTGGAATCCTTCATCGCTTCCTGAAATGCTAGCTCTAGTTCCTCAAGAGCGTACATTAATGTTTCAGGCACGAACCTACCTCCGAATCGACCGAATCGTCCATGTTCACTTGGAATGGTTATAGTCAAAATTTTTCATCCTTTCTATGAGTAAATTTAACAATGTATCGTCCTTTCGATTTCCTTTTTCGACTCCACTGGATAAATCAATGCCGTATGGCTGAAAGGTTAGACATTCCGTAACATTTTCCGGTGTAATCCCACCAGCAATAAAACACCGCTTTTGTTCGAGATTGGCAAGCTTGCTATATGCAGGAATCGTACTCCAGTCAAAACTTAGTCCAGTGCCGCCTCTTTTACCAGGAACTTTCGTATCGATTACAAATCCATCAACTGCATCCATGTACTTGTCCATCATCGTAAGAGATTTTTCAGAATGTGGAATCGCCTTCCAAATTTCAATATTCATCTTGTTCCGAATCTGTTCGATCAAGTCGGTATCCTCATCACCATGAAGCTGAATGACATCAAACTTAACCAGTTCGCAGGTATGGACAATTTCTTCTAAACTCAAATCAACCAATACAGCGACCTGCTTCATGCTGGATTTAACCTTGGACTTATCGATTATCGTACGGACGTGTTCAGGGGTGACCCGCCTTTTGCTCGGTGCCAAAACAAATCCAGCATAATCAATCTCATGTTTCGCAATCCGCTCATACTCTTGAATCGTTTGAATCCCACAAATCTTTAGAGCGGTCATATTGAAATTCGATCCTCGAGAAGGCAACATACTGCCTCATTAATATCCTTTGATTTCATTAACGATTCCCCAACAAGAACAGCAGAGGCACTGACTTTTTTTACATATTGAATATCAGCATTCGTTTGAATTCCGCTTTCACTTACGAACGGTATATGATCCGGTAACATTCGTGAAATCCTCAACGTATTTTCAAGGTTCGTATCAAACGTTTCGAGGTTACGATTATTGATGCCGATTAAATCGGGAGTGAAAAAGTCTAGGATCCTCATAAGCTCCTCCTCGGTATGAACCTCTAGGAGTACCTCCAATCCGAGTTCACTTGCATACTCATAAAGCTCCTTAGCTTTTTCAACTTGTAATGCTGCAGCGATCAACAGAACGGCATCTGCTCCAATCGCTTTACTTTCCTCCAATTGGATCCGATCGATAATAAAATCCTTGCGCAAGATGGGAAGGTCAACGGCTCGTTTGATTTGGGTCAGAAAGGTGGGATTCCCTTGAAAAAAAGTCCGATCAGTAATAACCGAAATCGCATCAACCTGACTTGACGCATACTCGACAGCAATCGCAACAGGGTCAAAGTCCTTCCGGATCACACCTTTAGATGGAGAGGCTTTTTTCACCTCAGCTATAAGTGCGACATCACGTGAGCGATCTTTTATTGCATCAATCAGTGAACGACTTGTAAACTTACCGGTGTATACGGGCTTTTCTAATGTTTTGATCTCTTCTTGTTTTACTTCAATGATTTGCTTAAGCATAGACACGATTCATCCCCCGTGATCCCGACATTTTCAAATAATGGTCCCACACATTTCCGGAGTCGATTGCCTGTTTGGAAAGCTTTACACCGGCTTCGAGTGATTGAACCTTATCCGCTACAACAAGACCGACCGCAGCATTCAACACGACGATCTCAATTGCAGAACGGTTAGCTTTTCCTTTGAAAATGTTCTGAATCAATGCCGCACTATCAGAGGAAGACGAAATCGAAAGCTCCATTAAATTCCCCTTTACAAGACCAACGTCCGTCGGATCGATTTTAACCTTTTTAATCGATTGTGGAGTTACTTCCAATAACGTAGAGGTTGTTGTAATCGAACATTCGTCAAGTCCATCATCACCTGTTACGACCATCACTTTTTGCATTCCGATTCGTTGCGCTACAGCTGCTATTTTCCCAGCTAGAATAGGGTCGGCTACACCGAGCAACTGACGTTGACACGATGCAGGATTGCAAAGTGGACCTAGGATGTTGAATACGGTTCGAAAGCCGATTTCCTTTCGTGGATTGACTGCATGCTTCATTGCAGCATGATAATTTGGTGCATAGAGAAAACACATCGAATGTTCTTCCAACGCCTGCAAAGCTTCCTCTCGGTCTAATTGAATCGGGATATTCAAATGCTCCAAGACATCAGCACTTCCGCTTTTAGATGAAAATGCACGATTACCGTGTTTCGCGACTTTTACCCCAATTGATGCCATAACAATCGCAGCTGCTGTGGAAATATTAAAGGTTCCTGCTCCATCTCCGCCGGTTCCACACGTATCGACTACGTTATCAAACGGGGTCGAAAATGGGACCGCATGTTTTCTCATCGATTTAACAAAGCCAGTCAGCTCATCAATCGTTTCACCTCGAAAACGGAGTAGTGTCAATAAACTTGCGACTTGGTTCTCAGTAGCAACACCTGTCATGATGTCATCCATCAGAGCCCTCGACTCCGCTTCCGTATAGGTCGACCCGTTGATTCCTTTAGATAATAGATTTTTAAACATTAGTGTCTCCTTTCATCCGTATTCAGCATTTTCGCTCATGTTTTCGGATAAAAAGAAATTCATGGTGGTTGAAAACAATTTGGATAGGAATTGGTAAACATGCTCTATCACACTCCCTTTGAAAAAAGAAGATCAGATAGAGTTGAGTGGTGTGAGGTGGTATTGGGGATGAAGAAAATCATTGAATACTTTCTTCATATACAAAAAACTCCTATGGCAAAGAAAGGCCATGGGAGTATACTTAAAAAACTAGTTTAACCCTTGCTCGCCTCAGCTCATTATTAAACTCAACTCTAACTCTACTCAGCTCATCAATATTCAATCCGGCTTGCACCTATATCTCAAACAGGTATGCCTTTCGCTTCTCCTCAAGAACAGTAAGCACTTCGAAAAAAGAAGAAGAACGTAATTCAATCCTAGTAAACAACATTTAAATTGTCAAGAAGATTCACACTTTTTGCTCCATTTATCGAAGTGTTTCAATTCTTCTAGCAATAGGTCTTCAGGTACCCCGCTTGTTCGTACCTGTTCAAATCCGGCATATAAGACCATCCGAATCTCTTGACCTGCATTCTTCTTATCCTGTTTCATTCTCTCGATCAAAAGCTCCGGTCTAGCTAAAGATGGGTGCCATATGGAATAGCCCATATTTTTGATCCACTGTAGAAGGTCAACTGGCATCAACGATTTCCCGTAGATTCTTTCGCTCAAACGAATCGAAAAAAGCATACCGATCATAACCGCTTCTCCATGTGGAATATGTTGATAACGACTCTCCGCTTCAATCGCATGACCCAATGTATGTCCGAAATTCAAGTAAGCACGGACACCTGATTCATATTCATCCTCTTGTACAATTCCAGCTTTTATACTGATTGCTGCAAAAACGGCGTGTACAAGTGCCTCATCATCTTCTATCGGGAAATCGAGAACCTTTTCATTAAGAAATCGATATAATTCGTGATCCCGGATCAATGAACTTTTAATGATTTCAGCAAATCCTGACCGCCATTCTTTACGTGACAACGATTTTAAATAGTGAAGATCATAGATGACGGCTTCAGGCTGGTAAAATGCTCCAATCAAATTCTTCCCTGCCGTATGATTGACGCCCACCTTACCACCGACACTGCTATCGTGGGCCAATAAGGTTGTAGGCATTTGTATGAACGCTACACCTCGTAAATACGTCGCTGCAACAAATCCAGCAATATCTCCGACAACGCCGCCACCAAGCGCGACAATGACTGACTTCCGATCCAGTTTCCTATTCAATGCATAACTGATGATTTTTTCATACTCGCGTAATGATTTACTCGACTCCCCAGCTGGGATCACCCACTCGAACACTGGAAGATCAGTCAACATGCTTTTAATTTCCCGTAAATATAACGGTGCGACATTGCTATCAGTTATGATAAGGATTCCTGAGCATTCACTCACCTGTTTATGGAGTACGTCCTGTAAAAGTGTCGAGGCTCCTCCCCCTATGTGAACGGGATACTGCTTCGAACCTGTTTTGATATCAATTGTTTCCACGTTAAAACCCCTTTGAGTACGTTGCATACTGGTCAAAATTTGAACGAATCATCTCCATCGATTCATTGCCGAATTTTTCAGTCAAAGCATTGGCTAGTTCCCAGGCTACAACTGCTTCAGCGACCACACTTGCTGAAGGAACGGCACAGCTGTCTGAACGTTCGATACTCGCGGTAAACGGCTCTTTCGTTTCGATGTCCACACTTTGAAGTGGCTTATAAAGGGTCGGAATCGGTTTCATCACACCTCTTACGACAATCGGCATTCCGTTTGTCATCCCACCTTCAAATCCACCGAGATTATTCGTTTTACGATAGTAACCGTATTGTTCATTCCAGAGAATTTCGTCATGAACCTCACTTCCCGGTTTACTAGCCGCGGTAAAGCCAATGCCGAATTCGACTCCTTTAAAGGCATTGATACTGATGATCGCAGCCCCGATTTTCGCATCAAGCTTTCGATCATAATGGACATGGCTTCCAAGTCCAATCGGAACGCCTTCCACGATCACTTCTACAATACCTCCGATCGAGTCACCATTCTTTTTCGCCAGATCGATCGCTTCCATCATTTTTTCACCTGTATCGTGATCGAAGCAGCGCACGGGCGATCCTTCAGTCACTTCTCGTAGCTGTGCAAGAGATTGAAAGCTTTGTTCCTCTACTTTTACTCCGCCGATTTCGACAACATGACCTGCAGTACTGATGTTGAACTGTTTAAGCAACACTTTTGCCACCGCACCTGCAGCAACTCTTACTGTCGTTTCACGGGCAGAAGAGCGCTCTAAGACGTTTCTCATATCCCGGTGATTGTATTTGATCGCTCCGTTCAAATCGGCATGACCAGGGCGCGGCTTCGTAATGATCCGTTTCATTTGATCGGCTTCTTCTTCTGAAATCGGTTCACTTCCCATGATGGTTTGCCAGTGCTTCCAGTCTTTATTTTCAACAATTAGCGCGATTGGCGCACCGGTGGTTTTCCCGTGTCGGACTCCACCAACGATTTTGACCGCATCCGACTCAATTTGCATTCTACGTCCACGACCGTGTCCCTTTTGTCTTCGCTGTAGTTCGTAATCGATCATCTCCTTGCTCAGTTCAAGGTTCGAAGGAACGCCTTCAATAATCACAGTCAATTGTGGTCCATGTGACTCTCCCGCTGTTAAATAACGCATGATTACACAGATCCTTTCCTAACATTCAACTAAGCCAGCTACTTGTCTGACATCTTTTCGTAAAAAAAGGTAGCCACAGATTGCAGCCCATAATTCTTTGGCTCGAAAATCTGCTCTGTACTCCCTACAAAAAGAATACCTCCAGGTCGTAGCGCTTGACTGAATTTTTTGTAAAGCTGTACTTTTGCCTCTTCTGTAAAGTATATCAATACATTCCTACAAATGATAAGATCCAGATCGCTTTTAAAAGGATCTAGAAGTAGATTTTGTTTTTCAAAAGTTATATTATCCTTTAACCGACCTTCAACTTTATAACCGATTCCATCCTTTTTAAAATAAAACTCCTTAAAGTGTTCAGGAACTTCTTGCAATGCTCTTTCCAGATAGTATCCAAGCTTTGCACGCTTCAATGCTAGTTCGTCAATATCTGTTGCGAGAATCGAGTAATCTTCTTTTCGAAGTGAATGGTGCAAGATCATCGATAGTGTGTATGGCTCTTCTCCTGTTGAACAAGCCGCGCTCCACGCTTTGACTGTTTTTTTCGACTCCAAAAGTTTCGGTAGAAGTTGCGTTTCCAAAACGTCCCATTGTGACGGATTTCGGTAAAATTCAGATACATTAATCGTCATCCGATCCAAAAACTCTTCTAACAGTATAGTGTTTTCTTTCATAGCTTTATAATAATCATGGAAGCTGCCATACCCCTTTTTGTCTCTTAAAGAGGTCAGCCTACGTTTCATTTGGCCTTCTTTATATAAAGCTAAATCAATCCCCGTATGATTTTTAATTTGTTCCGTGAAAATCGTATAATCCTGCTCCATTTGAATTCTCCTCTTTACTTCTCCACTATTCGGATTGCTCTCTATTCTTTCATTATATCGTACGATACGGACCAGAAATGTACAAAAAACGCATAAAAAAATGGCTCAAATCAGGAATGACCCTTCATTGAACCAGCTTCTGTTAATTACCATCAAAAATCCCCTATTGATATATTGAAAAATTTACTCGTTGGGAATTATAGAATCTTTTTTCTGAATGTATTGATTTTTATTCGTTAAGGGCATCTTTTCGTGTTTTTCAGATGAATATAATCGAAAAAATGGAATGAAGCCATTTTTACAGCATGAATATCAGCTGTTTTGTCCATGAACTGCGAAAATCAAGATTACAATTGCATCTCCCTCATTTTCCACTGGGATCTAGTGCTCTATTAATGTTTTGACGCGATAATCGGAAGTTTGACGCGGAATAAGAATTTTGCACGCGAAAACGAGAGAGTTGGTGTTTAACTTGGGATTTCGGCGTCTGACTCAAGATTTTCTCGTGTAAGCACGGGGGAATTATTGAGCTTTCCAGTCTAAGGCGCTGCGGGAGCCATCATATAAAGAAAACTTGGCTAGCGCCAAGCCTTAGTGCAGGCGATCGCCCTAGTTGCGCTTATACTATAGAAAGTATTTATACTTTCTTAACGTGTGCAAAAAACACTCCGCAATCAAGCGGAGTGTTTCCTAAAGTTTAAAGTACGACTGTTTTAAACTTAAACCCACTTATCGATTTCTTTATCGTAGCTCACAATCTCCTCTTCATTGAAGAACAAGCTTACTTCACGCTCTGCGCTTTCTGGAGAGTCAGAACCGTGAATGATGTTCTGGCTGACTTGTACTCCATAGTCACCGCGAATTGTACCAGGTGCTGCGTCTACTGGGTTTGTTTTTCCCATCATGTTACGTGCAGTTGCAATTACATTTTCGCCTTCCCAAACCATTGCAAATACAGGTCCGGAAGTAATAAAGTCAACAAGCTCTCCAAAGAATGGACGCTCTTTGTGCTCACCGTAATGATTTTGAGCAAGCTCATCGCTGATCATCATCAGCTTTGCACCTGCTAGCTTAAAGCCCTTTTTTTCAAAGCGATTTACAACTTCACCGATTAGGTTACGTTGAACACCATCAGGTTTTACCATTAAGAAAGTTTTCTCCATGTGAAGCTCTCCTATTCTATGTATGAATTTTTCGGACATGCTTAAACAGTCCGTGTATCCGAAAATGATTTTATCAAACTTTAAGCGTTTTCACAACTTTTAGTAGTCTCTTTTTCCAATATACTCCGCTATTTGCAATAACGCTTTTTTCGGGCGGTTATCAGGTAAAGAGTCGAGCGCCGTGTACGCTTTATTCAAATAACGATCTGCAACCTGTTTTGATTTTTCAATCGAGCCGTTTTCATGGACCATCCGGATCAATAGATCGATTGTATGACGCTCAATCGGCTGCTCCATACATGCTTGTATCAATTGTTCTTTAAAAGCGGGATCCTTCATTGCAAAAAAGACCGGGAGTGTAATGTTACCTTGCTGTAAATCCCCACCTGCAGGTTTTCCAAGCTGTTTCTCTGTCCCTGTAAAGTCTAGGATGTCATCGGTGATCTGAAACGCCATCCCAACATAGTAACCAAAGCGCTTCAACTGTTTTAATGTATTCCGGTCAGCATCAGCAGCAAGAGCACCGAGCTCACAGCTTACTGATAACAAGAGAGCGGTTTTTCGTTTGATCCGTCGTAAATAATTTCGTATATTCTGGTTGAGATTATATTGATCCCTGATTTGCTCGATCTCACCAAGGCTCATTTCGAGAATCGCCTCTGATAAAGCGTTATGTGCCTCAGGATTATCCAAATGCGTTATGTACTCAATCGATCTTGCAAAAATATAGTCACCTGTATACATGGCGACCCGATTATCCCATTGCGCTTTAATTGTTGCTTTCCCCCGCCGTAGAGATGCATCGTCAATCACATCATCATGTACAAGGGATGCCATATGAATTAATTCCAACGCGACTGCTGCTCGTTTTACACGTTCGATATCATACTGTCCAAACTGTGCTGATAACAGCACAAAAACAGGGCGTATCCGTTTCCCCCCTGCCTTTAACAGTTGAATCGATGCATCCTGTAGGATCGAATGCTGTGCTCCAATCGTTCGTTCCAAGTCCTTTTCGACCAACGACAGATCGCTTCTTAAATGAGAATAAATTGTTGTCAATTTCATAATAATTTCACCCTGGCCCTATCTTTGAAGCTTTCCAGCCCTTAACGTTTGACTCCAATATGTGTTGCAGCAACGCCGCCGGAGTATGCTTTATCATATACATCTACAAAACCTGCATCTCTGAATCTATCTGCCAGCTCAACTCTACCAGGAAACCCTTTGGCGGATTCTTGGAGCCA encodes the following:
- the aroA gene encoding 3-phosphoshikimate 1-carboxyvinyltransferase is translated as MDRVTMHPYKKGLKGTLKMPGDKSITHRAIMLGAVANGKTTVKRYLNSADCNSTIRCVRQLGIHIEEQKDTLTIHGNGWTGLREAEDTLDVGNSGTTIRLLSGILAGSPIHTEITGDASIRRRPMGRVVQPLLKMGASITGKENGEFAPLTIAGGNTKGITYESPVASAQVKSAILFCGLQSEGMTKVTEPYRSRDHSERILKSFGAAVMIDERTVRTNGRQNLQATSIEVPGDISSAAFFLGAGAITPGSQIKMKDVGLNPTRTGIIDILIRMDANISITNKRLFNNEPVGDITIGYSSLQGIEIGGEMIPRLIDEIPMIALIATQASGVTYIKDAAELRMKETDRIETIASELQKLGIVIETTEDGMIIEGNQKVKGGSVSTNDDHRIGMMLAVASCIATDEVSIDGIPSLEVSYPGFLDDLDSLKSE
- a CDS encoding phosphoribosylanthranilate isomerase, encoding MTALKICGIQTIQEYERIAKHEIDYAGFVLAPSKRRVTPEHVRTIIDKSKVKSSMKQVAVLVDLSLEEIVHTCELVKFDVIQLHGDEDTDLIEQIRNKMNIEIWKAIPHSEKSLTMMDKYMDAVDGFVIDTKVPGKRGGTGLSFDWSTIPAYSKLANLEQKRCFIAGGITPENVTECLTFQPYGIDLSSGVEKGNRKDDTLLNLLIERMKNFDYNHSK
- the trpA gene encoding tryptophan synthase subunit alpha; its protein translation is MNRFDQIRNKKEPIFIPFLMAGDPTEADTIDLALLLQEEGADVLEIGIPYSDPLADGPVIQEAAKRALKGGMNLEKAMKMVGKMRKSGLHIPIVLFTYYNLLLQLGQQHVIDKMNEYGIDGLLVPDLPFEESESLRNGCKDSRICCISLVAPTTSPERLIKISQNAEGFLYCVSSLGVTGERNAFHPEVQRLVQEAKFYSNVPVALGFGISSREQFEEVSKICDGVIIGSSLIRKAEELQSVSSGMETENWKESFKSYVGSLLPSKSSTF
- the hisC gene encoding histidinol-phosphate transaminase, which codes for MKAKEQILTLKAYQPGKPIEEVKRELGLTSVTKLASNENPFGCAPAVKDAVMDELDRVSIYPDGYAAEIRDKLAHYLGVLPRQILFGNGSDEVVEMFCRTYLSPDTNTVMAKPTFPQYRHNSVIEGAEIREIALDDQGHHDLDEMYEAIDENTKIVWICSPNNPTGTYVSKEKLVSFLERVPKDVIVACDEAYCEYVVAEDYPDTLALQRDYPNLVVFRTFSKAFGLASLRIGYGVAHEDLISVVDPVREPFNTSRVAQRAAISALDHLEYIEMCRIRNREGMDLYEHFCEQYDLGYYPSQGNFILIDFKTKQGDEVFQFLLQQGYIVRSGNALGFPTSVRITIGSEEQNKGIIDCLSNWLDAESEK
- the trpB gene encoding tryptophan synthase subunit beta, whose protein sequence is MTITIPSEHGRFGRFGGRFVPETLMYALEELELAFQEAMKDSTFLKQLEKELVDYSGRPTPLTYAQNCTELLGGASIYLKREDLNHTGAHKINNAIGQVLLAKRMNKRKVVAETGAGQHGVAVATACARYGLSCTVFMGEEDIQRQSLNVFRMQLLGADVVPVASGSRTLKDATNEAIRYWAGSVQDTFYCIGSVVGPHPYPTIVRDLQSIIGTETREQFLNQVKRLPDAIIACVGGGSNAMGIFHPFLEDSVELIGVEAAGLGTDTPKHAASITKGSIGVIHGSMTYLIQDAYGQIMEPYSISAGLDYPGVGPEHAHLAESGRATYKTITDAEAIEALQVLCEHEGILPAIESAHALAQGFKEAASRGSEEAIVICLSGRGDKDVSTLINIIKGGKANEQV
- the trpD gene encoding anthranilate phosphoribosyltransferase, translated to MFKNLLSKGINGSTYTEAESRALMDDIMTGVATENQVASLLTLLRFRGETIDELTGFVKSMRKHAVPFSTPFDNVVDTCGTGGDGAGTFNISTAAAIVMASIGVKVAKHGNRAFSSKSGSADVLEHLNIPIQLDREEALQALEEHSMCFLYAPNYHAAMKHAVNPRKEIGFRTVFNILGPLCNPASCQRQLLGVADPILAGKIAAVAQRIGMQKVMVVTGDDGLDECSITTTSTLLEVTPQSIKKVKIDPTDVGLVKGNLMELSISSSSDSAALIQNIFKGKANRSAIEIVVLNAAVGLVVADKVQSLEAGVKLSKQAIDSGNVWDHYLKMSGSRGMNRVYA
- the trpC gene encoding indole-3-glycerol phosphate synthase TrpC → MLKQIIEVKQEEIKTLEKPVYTGKFTSRSLIDAIKDRSRDVALIAEVKKASPSKGVIRKDFDPVAIAVEYASSQVDAISVITDRTFFQGNPTFLTQIKRAVDLPILRKDFIIDRIQLEESKAIGADAVLLIAAALQVEKAKELYEYASELGLEVLLEVHTEEELMRILDFFTPDLIGINNRNLETFDTNLENTLRISRMLPDHIPFVSESGIQTNADIQYVKKVSASAVLVGESLMKSKDINEAVCCLLEDRISI